The stretch of DNA CTTCTCCTCAATTCTGGTTGTTGAACTCTCACGGCTTGTTCTTGAACATCCggttcttcttctccttcttctacATCCTCAACTGATGCTTCTACTTCTCTTTGTTCCTGACCACCTTGATTGTGAGAGCCTGAACTTATCTCCCTTTGTTCCTGATTCAAGCCAGCTCCATCTTGGCCTAAACTTGTCTCCATCCCTTCCTCATTCAAGCCGGCTCCATCTTGGCCACTTTCTTGAACTTCAGGCTCATTTCCCCCCTCACGATCATGGTGAGAGTCTCCATGTTGTTCCCTTTGACCAGAGTTCTGATCCTGGGACATCTTGATCCCTAGCCCCTCTAGGATAATCCTTAACACCCCAGCCTTATCTGAGGTTAGATCTTTCAAGTCTTCTTGGTTATTTTCTTCAGAATATCCTTTTTCTTCTACAAACTTCACATCCCGTGATACTAGAACTCTTCTTCCTTCTGGATCATAGCATTTGTATCCCTTCTGTGTTGTAGAGTAGCCTATGAATACAGCCTTTGTACTCCTTGCTTCCAACTTGTTCCTCATCTGTCCCGGAATCAACACGTAGCACAGACATCCAAAGACTCTCAAGTGTTCTACGAATGGCTTGTGTTTATTCAAGACCTCAAATGGTGCCTGACCTTCAAGGATCTTTGTAGGTGTCCGGTTGATCAAGTAGCAAGCAGTGGCCACATCATCACTCCAAAACCTTTTGGGAACATTTGCTTGAAACATTAATGACCGAGCAGTCTCCATGAGATGTCGATTCTTCCTCTCAGCCACACCATTCTGTTGAGGTGTGTAAGGACAGCTTGTTTGATGAAGAATCCCATGATGAGCTAGATGATACTTGAATGCATGGCTAGTGTActctcctccattatctgatctAAAGATTTTAATCTTAGCATGATAATGGTTAGTCACATAAGCTTGAAAGtttttaaatgcatcaagaACTCTATCTTTAGATGGGATTAAGGTTAACcaggtgtatttggatttttcatcaatgaatgtgacaaaaTACTTATGATTCTCCCTAGATAAACAAGGTATCaaaatgaatcaaatcaaagcatTTCTCATAAACAGTAGATGACCTTTGAAACACAGTTTTACAATGTTTGCCTAAAATGTAAGCTTCACAgtctttattttcaaaattaacaccTGGCAACATCAAATTCAAAGCTCTACTATGAGGatgtcctaatctagcatgccacaaaACATTCTTATTCAAGCTAGAAGTAGTGGTAAATGAACAACTAAAATCAGAAACAGGAGCTAATTCTTCAAGCATGTAAAGATCCCCTTTAGTAACTCCTTTTCCAATCAACTGGCTgctctcaatatcctgaaacttcACATCATTAGGACTAAAGATAACATTGCAATGAAGATCAGTAGTACACTGCTTTACTGATAGTAAGTTTGATGTGAATTCTGGCATGTAGAATGCTCTAGtatgtttattaaatagttttaagtttCCTATTCCTCTAATAGAAATTTTATCTCCATTTGCAATCATCACATGTCCATTAGCAGGTTCAATATCTTTAATCAAACTAGTGtcactaatcatgtgatgagatgcaccagaatcaactaCTAATGGTTTAGTCATGTTATTAGCCGTGAGACAATGTATACATGATGACTTGAGAGAATGATCAGTCCTAGCAAGACTAGCATATGCATGATCCGGTTTGGCAATTCCATGTTTCTCAAGGCTATTATCATTATTCTTAACTATCATTGATGCACCAAAGGAATAACCACAAGTGTTACCGTTTTCCTTAAGCATCTTGATGAGGGAGTCAATGTCTGATCTCCTAATGTAGTCTTGCTCCCCTCCTCGGTGATTTGGATTGCCTGCATACGCCACCAAGGACTTGCCGTCACTCTTCCTTCCTCCTTCATCATTGCTCATTTCTGAGGGGCCAGCACTGCTTGATCCTTCACTCACATTCGCCCTGGCATCTCTCTCCTTCAAGAACTTGGCCGGCTTCAAATGGGGGTGGAGTATCCAGCACTGGCTCTTCTTGTGACCATGcttcttgcaatgatcacaaCTCCCATTGAACTTCCTGTCTTCAAACTT from Brassica oleracea var. oleracea cultivar TO1000 unplaced genomic scaffold, BOL UnpScaffold00758, whole genome shotgun sequence encodes:
- the LOC106320004 gene encoding uncharacterized protein LOC106320004, producing MLRADKLPDLEEVCSQIQKEQGSIGLFGSKGEMSLANQAAQTNSDEAPQANKAGYSKFEDRKFNGSCDHCKKHGHKKSQCWILHPHLKPAKFLKERDARANVSEGSSSAGPSEMSNDEGGRKSDGKSLVAYAGNPNHRGGEQDYIRRSDIDSLIKMLKENGY